One Ananas comosus cultivar F153 linkage group 1, ASM154086v1, whole genome shotgun sequence DNA window includes the following coding sequences:
- the LOC109714765 gene encoding oxygen-evolving enhancer protein 1, chloroplastic-like: MAASLQAAATLMQPAARPGVAPLRLSSSSSSLSHVSKAFGLEPAASARVTCSAHPDLRHVAQKCTDAAKIAGFALAASALVVSGASAEGVPKRLTYDEIQSKTYMEVKGTGTANQCPTIEGGVDSFAFKPGKYYMKKFCLEPTSFTVKAEGVNKNSTPEFQKTKLMTRLTYTLDEIEGPLEVSPDGTIKFEEKDGIDYAAVTVQLPGGERVPFLFTIKQLVATGKPESFGGQFLVPSYRGSSFLDPKGRGGSTGYDNAVALPAGGRGDEEDLTKENIKNTASSTGKITLSVTKSKPESGEAIGVFESVQPSDTDLGAKVPKEVKIQGIWYAQIDQSP, encoded by the exons atggCGGCGTCTCTCCAAGCGGCGGCGACGTTGATGCAGCCGGCGGCGAGGCCCGGCGTGGCGCCGCTGCggctgtcgtcgtcgtcgtcgtcgttgtcgcaCGTGTCGAAGGCATTCGGGCTCGAGCCCGCGGCTTCGGCCCGAGTCACCTGCTCGGCCCACCCCGACCTCCGCCATGTCGCACAAAAGTGCACCGACGCCGCCAAGATCGCCGGCTTCGCCctcgccgcctcggccctcgTCGTCTCG GGCGCGAGTGCGGAGGGAGTGCCGAAGCGGCTAACCTACGACGAGATTCAGAGCAAGACGTACATGGAGGTGAAGGGCACGGGGACGGCGAACCAGTGCCCGACGATCGAGGGCGGCGTTGACTCCTTCGCCTTCAAGCCCGGCAAGTACTACATGAAGAAGTTCTGCCTCGAGCCCACGTCGTTCACCGTCAAGGCCGAGGGCGTCAACAAGAACTCCACGCCCGAATTTCAGAAGACGAAGCTCATGACCCGCCTCACCTACACCCTTGACGAGATCGAGGGCCCTCTCGAG GTCTCCCCTGACGGCACAATCAAGTTCGAGGAGAAGGATGGGATAGACTATGCCGCCGTGACCGTCCAGCTCCCCGGAGGAGAGCGGGTGCCGTTCCTCTTCACGATCAAGCAGCTCGTCGCCACCGGCAAGCCGGAGAGCTTCGGCGGGCAGTTCCTGGTGCCGAGCTATAGAGGCTCATCATTCTTGGACCCCAAGGGCCGGGGCGGGTCGACCGGGTATGACAATGCAGTGGCGCTGCCAGCCGGCGGGAGAGGGGACGAGGAGGACCTGACCAAGGAGAACATCAAGAACACGGCATCGTCGACGGGGAAGATCACGCTGAGCGTGACGAAGAGCAAGCCGGAGTCCGGGGAGGCGATCGGGGTGTTTGAGAGCGTGCAGCCGTCGGACACCGATCTCGGCGCCAAGGTGCCGAAGGAAGTGAAGATCCAGGGGATCTGGTATGCCCAGATTGATCAGTCTCCTTAG